In Levilactobacillus brevis, a single genomic region encodes these proteins:
- a CDS encoding PASTA domain-containing protein has product MKDPNKRQMMNKQPRRNRKYVGQFLFFLFIAVFILIVGRFSYISIGKKVQNVNLSASAQKLYTANETLKAKRGTIYDANGQAIAEDTSVYSLYVVLDKRQKSVDGQKLYATNKEKIATVLAKNLPISREKALKILNPSSGHPFQVEFGTAGQNISLTTKQKIQKEHLNGVNFIQQESRLYPNGTFASHLIGLAQAKTASDGQTTLTGSMGIEQAFNKQLTGTNGSQKIKKDMYGYQLPGTKQKYKKAKNGDNVYTTLDTRLQTLLETEMSSVQSQVKANSMNAVLMNAKTGAILAATQRPTFNATTKKGIDQIWRDTLVQDAYEPGSTMKIFTLASSIDSGNYNGNATYQSGKYAIGNQTVPDWNTSGWGTITYNKGVALSSNVAMAHLEQQMGAKTWKKYIDRFRFLKSTNSGLPGELSGSIAFQRPIEQADTAFGQGIQVTVFQMLQAMTAVSNNGKMMKPYVISKVTDSDTNKTVKQYSPKVMGNPISAKTAKAVRKHMEDVVYKSYGIGSDYKMSGQRVAVKTGTAQVSNGKGYLSGDDNYLYSVAATVPASNPKYVMYITMKQPHLGSKTATQLLASIMKPVMARALQEDTEAKTTKVSKMPAVTGKSLTAATAALTKAGATVTTLGSGQKVTKQSVSAGTTLYQNQRVFLNTGGTVALPSLTGWSKGDVVKLAQIEGLKLNVTGDGYVTKQSIKAGTTVASGATLTVTLKQNK; this is encoded by the coding sequence ATGAAGGATCCAAATAAGCGACAAATGATGAATAAGCAGCCCCGCAGGAACCGGAAGTACGTTGGCCAGTTTCTGTTTTTCCTTTTCATTGCGGTTTTTATCCTCATCGTTGGTCGCTTTTCGTATATCTCCATTGGAAAAAAGGTTCAAAACGTCAACCTGAGTGCTTCCGCTCAGAAGTTGTATACGGCGAACGAGACCTTGAAGGCCAAGCGGGGGACCATTTACGATGCCAACGGCCAAGCCATTGCCGAGGATACCAGCGTCTACTCCCTGTACGTCGTCTTAGATAAGCGACAGAAGAGTGTGGACGGACAGAAGCTGTACGCCACGAATAAGGAAAAGATCGCGACCGTGTTGGCCAAGAATCTGCCAATCAGTCGCGAGAAGGCCCTCAAGATTCTCAACCCCAGTTCGGGTCATCCGTTTCAGGTTGAATTTGGGACGGCCGGCCAAAATATCTCGTTGACCACCAAGCAGAAGATTCAAAAGGAACATCTCAACGGGGTCAACTTCATTCAGCAGGAATCTCGATTGTATCCCAATGGAACGTTTGCCTCGCATTTGATCGGGTTGGCGCAGGCTAAGACCGCTAGCGATGGTCAGACCACGCTGACGGGGTCCATGGGAATCGAGCAGGCCTTCAACAAGCAACTGACCGGGACGAACGGCTCGCAGAAGATTAAGAAGGATATGTATGGCTACCAACTTCCCGGGACGAAACAGAAGTATAAGAAGGCCAAAAACGGCGATAACGTCTATACCACGTTAGACACCCGGTTACAGACCCTACTGGAAACGGAAATGAGTAGCGTACAAAGTCAGGTCAAGGCCAACTCGATGAACGCGGTTCTGATGAACGCCAAGACCGGGGCTATTCTAGCGGCGACGCAACGGCCAACCTTCAACGCCACGACCAAGAAGGGCATCGATCAGATCTGGCGGGACACGTTGGTTCAGGACGCTTACGAACCGGGGTCGACCATGAAGATCTTTACCCTGGCGTCATCCATTGATAGTGGCAACTACAATGGGAATGCGACCTACCAATCTGGGAAATACGCGATTGGCAATCAGACCGTTCCGGACTGGAACACCTCTGGCTGGGGTACCATTACCTATAACAAGGGGGTTGCATTGTCCAGTAACGTTGCCATGGCCCATTTGGAACAACAGATGGGGGCCAAGACCTGGAAGAAGTATATCGACCGCTTCCGCTTCCTCAAGAGTACCAACTCTGGGTTGCCCGGCGAGTTGAGTGGGAGCATTGCCTTCCAGCGGCCGATCGAACAGGCCGACACGGCGTTTGGTCAAGGGATTCAGGTCACGGTCTTCCAGATGCTACAGGCCATGACGGCCGTCAGCAACAACGGGAAGATGATGAAACCTTACGTGATCAGTAAGGTGACCGACTCGGACACCAACAAGACGGTGAAACAGTACTCGCCTAAAGTCATGGGCAACCCCATTTCGGCCAAAACGGCCAAGGCTGTCCGAAAACATATGGAAGATGTCGTCTATAAGAGTTATGGTATTGGGAGTGACTACAAGATGAGCGGGCAGCGAGTCGCGGTGAAGACCGGGACGGCGCAGGTCAGCAACGGAAAGGGGTATCTGTCAGGCGATGACAACTATCTGTACTCCGTCGCTGCCACGGTCCCCGCTAGCAATCCTAAGTACGTCATGTATATCACGATGAAGCAGCCACATCTCGGCAGCAAGACGGCAACCCAACTACTGGCATCGATCATGAAACCCGTCATGGCGCGGGCACTTCAGGAGGATACCGAAGCCAAGACAACCAAGGTATCCAAGATGCCAGCCGTCACGGGCAAGTCATTGACGGCAGCCACGGCGGCGTTGACCAAAGCTGGCGCCACGGTCACCACGTTAGGCAGTGGGCAGAAGGTCACCAAACAATCTGTTTCTGCCGGCACCACGCTGTATCAGAATCAACGGGTCTTCTTGAATACGGGCGGCACGGTCGCTCTGCCAAGTTTAACCGGCTGGTCGAAGGGTGATGTGGTAAAATTAGCTCAGATTGAAGGCCTTAAACTGAACGTGACGGGCGATGGCTACGTGACGAAGCAAAGTATTAAGGCGGGTACCACCGTTGCCTCGGGTGCAACGTTAACAGTTACCCTGAAACAAAATAAATAA
- the ftsL gene encoding cell division protein FtsL, giving the protein MAQNNLAEAVPLTQEPQQRPNIEQPQRQAQPEVHPQGNPNSQKLPVSKFEKCLMTVCGLVLAVLMVCVVSAKISLSNAQHELQSVNSAVTTYTNRNTNKQQQINELQSRSRLDKIAKKQGLSLQNDRIRNVNK; this is encoded by the coding sequence ATGGCGCAAAATAATTTAGCTGAAGCCGTTCCTCTCACACAGGAACCCCAACAACGCCCAAACATAGAACAACCGCAACGGCAAGCGCAGCCGGAGGTTCACCCTCAAGGCAATCCTAATAGCCAAAAATTACCGGTTTCTAAATTTGAAAAATGTTTGATGACCGTTTGCGGCCTCGTTTTGGCTGTGCTGATGGTCTGTGTCGTTTCCGCGAAAATTTCCTTGAGCAATGCCCAGCACGAACTGCAAAGCGTCAACAGTGCTGTGACCACCTATACCAATCGTAATACCAACAAGCAACAACAAATAAATGAGTTGCAGAGTCGCAGTCGGCTTGATAAAATTGCTAAAAAGCAAGGTCTATCTCTCCAAAACGACCGCATAAGGAATGTTAACAAATAA
- the rsmH gene encoding 16S rRNA (cytosine(1402)-N(4))-methyltransferase RsmH, whose protein sequence is MEDFHHVTVLLNEAVAGLAIKPTGTYVDCTLGGGGHSQHILEQLTTGHLYAFDQDQTAITYNQEHLKKYVDEGKLTFIKRNFRQIKEELNARNITEVDGILYDLGVSSPQFDEADRGFSYQHDAPLDMRMDQSAKLTAWIVVNEWDFNDLMRIFHRYGEEKFAKPIARAIERHRATAPIDTTGQLVEIIKEGIPAAARRHGGHPAKKVFQAIRIAVNDELGALEDSLEQAIDLLALHGRVSVITFQSLEDRLVKTMFREHSSLPELPHGIPVIPDNLQPDYQLVNRKPITPSEEELAANHRAHSAKLRVLEKVK, encoded by the coding sequence ATGGAAGACTTTCATCATGTAACGGTTTTGTTAAATGAAGCAGTGGCGGGGTTAGCCATCAAGCCAACGGGCACCTACGTTGACTGCACTCTCGGTGGTGGCGGTCACAGCCAGCACATTCTGGAGCAGTTAACCACGGGTCACCTGTACGCATTTGACCAAGATCAGACCGCAATTACTTACAATCAAGAACACTTAAAGAAGTACGTTGACGAGGGAAAGCTCACGTTTATCAAGCGTAACTTCCGCCAAATCAAAGAAGAACTCAACGCCCGGAACATTACCGAGGTCGATGGTATTCTTTACGACCTCGGTGTTTCTTCGCCGCAATTTGACGAAGCCGACCGGGGATTTAGTTACCAACACGACGCACCGCTAGACATGCGCATGGATCAGAGCGCCAAGTTAACCGCTTGGATCGTGGTCAATGAATGGGACTTCAACGACTTGATGCGCATCTTCCACCGTTACGGTGAGGAGAAATTTGCCAAGCCGATTGCCCGGGCCATTGAACGCCACCGGGCCACAGCCCCCATCGACACGACGGGGCAACTCGTTGAGATTATCAAGGAGGGGATTCCCGCTGCCGCTCGGCGCCACGGGGGTCATCCTGCCAAGAAGGTCTTTCAGGCGATTCGGATTGCCGTGAATGACGAACTCGGCGCCCTAGAGGATTCTCTGGAACAGGCCATCGACCTGCTGGCACTTCACGGCCGGGTCAGTGTCATTACCTTCCAGTCGTTAGAAGACCGGTTAGTCAAGACCATGTTTCGTGAACATTCCTCCTTACCGGAACTTCCCCACGGTATTCCCGTGATTCCGGATAACTTGCAGCCCGACTACCAGTTGGTTAATCGTAAGCCGATTACGCCTTCGGAGGAGGAATTGGCTGCTAACCACCGAGCTCATAGTGCCAAGCTTCGCGTTTTAGAAAAAGTTAAATAG
- the mraZ gene encoding division/cell wall cluster transcriptional repressor MraZ: MFMGEFEHSIDTKGRLIIPAKFREQLGEQFVVTRGMDGCLFGYPMSEWSALQEKLKALPVNRKDARAFVRFFYSAATECELDKQGRINLPKSLQEHAALTKQCVIVGVANRFEIWSQERWEQFSTAAEEDFDDIAENLIDFGM; encoded by the coding sequence ATGTTCATGGGCGAATTTGAACATTCAATCGATACCAAGGGCCGGCTCATTATCCCCGCAAAATTTCGGGAGCAGCTTGGCGAACAATTTGTGGTGACCCGCGGGATGGATGGGTGTTTATTCGGTTATCCCATGTCCGAGTGGTCAGCCTTGCAAGAAAAATTGAAAGCCTTGCCAGTCAACCGTAAAGATGCACGGGCCTTTGTCCGGTTCTTTTACTCCGCTGCGACGGAGTGCGAGCTGGATAAGCAGGGACGAATCAACTTACCCAAATCTTTACAAGAGCACGCCGCATTGACCAAACAGTGTGTCATCGTGGGTGTGGCGAACCGCTTTGAAATTTGGAGTCAAGAACGGTGGGAACAATTTTCTACCGCCGCCGAAGAAGACTTCGACGATATCGCCGAAAATTTAATCGACTTTGGGATGTAA
- a CDS encoding DUF3397 domain-containing protein — MKFWTSPGGQLAILVIGFLLIRGVKALLRRRWPAWLSTWDLMAPLFLGCSLILIPAGAGVIMPWLVIGWMLVGIVVTLLQAIRNHEILYPSFFKTFWRLTDLYWLLGFGVCFLLVIS, encoded by the coding sequence ATGAAGTTTTGGACATCGCCGGGCGGGCAACTGGCCATACTGGTGATTGGGTTCTTGCTCATTCGGGGCGTTAAAGCTTTGCTACGACGGCGTTGGCCAGCGTGGCTAAGCACCTGGGATCTGATGGCGCCCCTCTTTTTAGGGTGCTCACTCATCTTGATTCCGGCAGGGGCGGGGGTTATCATGCCCTGGCTCGTGATTGGCTGGATGTTGGTGGGAATCGTGGTGACTTTGCTACAGGCGATTCGCAACCACGAGATTTTGTATCCCAGCTTCTTCAAAACATTCTGGCGCCTAACCGATTTGTACTGGCTTCTCGGATTTGGCGTGTGCTTTTTACTTGTAATTAGTTAG
- a CDS encoding DUF4044 domain-containing protein, whose translation MEKKKKSTFQKILNVFVWIMIIATIGSLVFGAITAFMN comes from the coding sequence ATGGAAAAGAAAAAGAAATCAACATTTCAAAAGATTCTCAACGTTTTTGTTTGGATTATGATCATCGCAACGATTGGGTCACTTGTTTTCGGTGCCATTACCGCGTTCATGAACTAA
- a CDS encoding transposase: MSKIKYSAVEKLELINEFEASGQTNIGFAREHGLADKEAVIRWRALYKRDGFDGLKESKGCRRYSEVFKLRVVYAFLNGEGSQREVAMKYGLRSATQVNYWVSRYNRDKTVTATPSRKQVPTMSRKTTLAERIEVVEYITKQNHSYNEAAEHYSVSYQQARSWVLRAKKGGYNALEDRRGHRKPQRELTDLDKANLRIKQLEGQVADMELLKEFVKKFQEIQHKG, from the coding sequence ATGTCGAAGATCAAGTATAGTGCCGTGGAGAAGCTGGAGTTGATTAATGAGTTTGAAGCATCAGGTCAAACTAATATTGGCTTTGCCAGAGAACATGGTTTGGCAGACAAGGAGGCGGTCATTCGGTGGCGGGCGTTGTACAAACGAGATGGCTTTGATGGGCTTAAAGAATCTAAAGGTTGTCGCAGATACAGTGAGGTCTTTAAGCTAAGAGTCGTGTATGCTTTTTTGAACGGCGAAGGTTCACAACGAGAAGTAGCAATGAAGTATGGTTTGCGCTCAGCTACGCAGGTAAATTACTGGGTTTCCAGGTATAATAGGGACAAAACTGTGACGGCAACCCCGTCTAGAAAGCAGGTCCCAACGATGAGCCGAAAAACTACTCTGGCAGAGCGTATTGAAGTGGTTGAGTACATTACCAAGCAGAACCACTCATATAACGAAGCAGCTGAACATTACAGCGTCTCCTACCAACAAGCCCGTTCGTGGGTGCTTAGAGCTAAGAAAGGTGGTTACAACGCCTTAGAGGATCGACGCGGACACCGTAAGCCACAACGAGAATTAACCGACTTAGATAAGGCCAATTTGCGGATTAAGCAACTAGAAGGTCAAGTCGCCGACATGGAATTACTGAAAGAATTCGTAAAAAAATTTCAAGAAATTCAGCACAAGGGGTGA